Within Deltaproteobacteria bacterium, the genomic segment GCCTTCACCCCCGACTCTCTCTGAAAGTCAACGTGCCCTAGCCGCACCGCTTACGATGTACCGCAGCCACGCCATGTGCATCGCCGAGGTGAGTAGCGCGAAATCCACCAGCGAGGCGTTGCTCAGGATGCGAACAAGGTTGCTGGGAATGGTCGGCGGTTCCAACCAGCCGATTGGAGCGTATTCCCGCCGTTCCGAACTGGCTTCGGGAATGACCAAGAACGGTGTGGTCGGGATCACCTCGACATTGTACCGAGTCGGATAGTCGGCGATTGCCAACGTGCTCTTTCGCTTGCTCTTCGCCCGAAAGCGCCTTACTGCTGCCATACGCTCCCGCACGCGCGGAAGAATCCTCAACGTTGTCGGCGATGCTTCCTGCAACGCCAGAATCCATCTTTCACCGCCTTGCAGGTACTCGCGAGCACCTACATAAGGACGAACAAATCGCGCAGCACCCGGCTCGGCCTTCAATAGATCGGCACGTTCCTCCGGGTTGAGGATGTATTCGCCGTCATCAATGGGCTGGGTTCCGCTGATCAGCCTGCCCACGCCGTTGATCGGCGCGCTTTCCTCCCGCACCACCAGATGCGGGTCGGAGAGCCCACTTGCGTCGAACAAATAGGGTGACAATACGGCGTGGCCGCTTTCCTCCGGCTCGCCGTTGATGTCGGGATAGCTGAACAGGCGCTTCTCGTTTCTTACGGCCTCCCTCCGGTCGAGGCCGAGGATGACGACATGCACATGCGCCTTGCCTCGTGCGTCCGATCCCCACGCGAAAGTGCGATGCGCGAAGGCGATCTCCAGCTTGCAGCGCTCGAAAAGGATCGGCCAGAGTTGCGCGACCTGTTCGCCTTGTGTGATCGAGTTGGTGGCGACGAAGCCGAGCCGGGCCGTGCTGCCCTTCACATACTCCCCTGCCTTGATGAACCACGCGGCGACGTAATCGAGCGTACCGCCGCCCTTGCCGAGCGCCGCGATCCCGCGTACCTGGGCGCGCTGCTCCGCCGTCTGATACTTCGCGCCCACAAAAGGCGGATTACCCAACACGAAGGAGCAACGGTCCGGCAGCAGCAACTCAGACCAGTCCGCTTCCAACGCGTCGCCGTGGACGATGTGCGGCGACTTCGCAAGCGGGATGCGCGCATACGACTGGCCGAACTCCAGGCTGAGCCGGTTGTTCATGATGTGGTCCATCATCCACAGTGCGGTCTCCGCTATGCGTGACGGGAACTCGCCTAGCTCGATCCCGTAGAACTGGTCCACGTCCAC encodes:
- a CDS encoding class I SAM-dependent DNA methyltransferase gives rise to the protein MRLSWNEVRARAAAFANDWRDAAYEKGETQSFYNAFFQVFGVQRRSVARYEAHVAKLDNRSGFIDLFWPGVLLVEQKSAGRNLNAAYEQAGEYFDALPERDRPRFILVSDFQTFELHDLDEREAVTFPLADLPVHVEAFGFILGVQRRTFRDQDPANIEAAELVGRLHDALADAGHGGHDLERFLVRIVFCMFADDTGVFEPRDIFLDFVEARTGEDGADLGPWLAQLFEVLDTPEDQRPATLDQDLARFPYVNGDLFKGHLRTFSFDTAMRGALLDACRFDWSNISPAIFGALFQSVMDPAERRAQGAHYTTEKNILKVIEPLFMDDLRAEFERLKSRKDSRRLAELRRFQAKLGGMTFLDPACGCGNFLIIAYRELRLLEIEVIREIRDATAAPTQVVLDTAWQSVVDVDQFYGIELGEFPSRIAETALWMMDHIMNNRLSLEFGQSYARIPLAKSPHIVHGDALEADWSELLLPDRCSFVLGNPPFVGAKYQTAEQRAQVRGIAALGKGGGTLDYVAAWFIKAGEYVKGSTARLGFVATNSITQGEQVAQLWPILFERCKLEIAFAHRTFAWGSDARGKAHVHVVILGLDRREAVRNEKRLFSYPDINGEPEESGHAVLSPYLFDASGLSDPHLVVREESAPINGVGRLISGTQPIDDGEYILNPEERADLLKAEPGAARFVRPYVGAREYLQGGERWILALQEASPTTLRILPRVRERMAAVRRFRAKSKRKSTLAIADYPTRYNVEVIPTTPFLVIPEASSERREYAPIGWLEPPTIPSNLVRILSNASLVDFALLTSAMHMAWLRYIVSGAARAR